Proteins encoded by one window of Agarivorans sp. Alg241-V36:
- a CDS encoding nitrogen fixation protein NifW — MTNTKINKTIENFTCIEEALRYFEIDFDKSFIDESRDLLVKRFGGNLILSKADDWFSARRALKNAYCKTQRERLDKHTRSACRGCTSCERR, encoded by the coding sequence ATGACTAATACCAAGATCAACAAAACAATAGAAAACTTCACCTGCATTGAAGAAGCTTTGCGCTACTTCGAAATCGACTTTGATAAGAGTTTTATTGATGAAAGCCGAGACTTGTTGGTTAAACGTTTTGGCGGTAACCTCATCTTAAGCAAAGCAGATGACTGGTTTTCGGCACGCCGAGCTTTAAAGAATGCCTACTGCAAAACTCAGCGTGAGCGTTTAGACAAACATACTCGTTCGGCTTGCCGCGGTTGTACCTCCTGTGAACGTAGGTAA
- a CDS encoding sensor domain-containing diguanylate cyclase, whose product MPLKPAIDPEQWILSNPNDLISLTKWQRTVNLLAKLFDAPAGFLVQHTPSGYQVTIASEQQSNPYQAGMVVEPQANIFCRKIVETRKSLYVANAMIDPCWDSNPEVHGDGFRSYLGVPVFWPNGKAFGTFCVMDYREINYDDTYFELIEQLKDILEADLSLLELYTHMQKLAVTDPLTELNNRRGFCSLAQQRIRLAKRMGSRLGVFYLDVDKFKQINDSYGHAVGDEVLIDVAKAMHKCVRSSDVIGRMGGDEFVALVLIEQDSDLDAIAQRFTDQFAQYSEQDLPLYTVAIGYIDVDLNMEVEGIMALADQDMYQHKVE is encoded by the coding sequence ATGCCCTTAAAGCCCGCTATTGATCCTGAACAATGGATTTTATCAAATCCAAACGACTTAATATCGCTTACCAAATGGCAGCGCACGGTAAACTTGCTGGCTAAGCTGTTCGATGCACCCGCTGGTTTTTTGGTTCAACACACCCCAAGTGGTTATCAGGTCACAATTGCTAGCGAACAGCAGTCTAACCCCTATCAAGCGGGAATGGTGGTGGAACCGCAAGCTAATATCTTTTGTCGAAAAATTGTAGAAACACGTAAAAGCTTGTATGTGGCCAATGCCATGATCGATCCCTGCTGGGACAGTAATCCCGAAGTGCATGGTGACGGGTTTCGCTCTTACCTTGGGGTTCCAGTATTTTGGCCAAACGGTAAAGCATTTGGCACTTTTTGTGTCATGGATTACCGCGAAATCAACTACGACGATACCTATTTTGAACTTATTGAGCAGCTAAAAGACATCCTCGAAGCCGATTTGTCCTTGCTTGAGTTATACACTCATATGCAGAAATTGGCGGTTACCGATCCCTTAACCGAGTTAAACAATCGCCGTGGATTTTGTTCCTTAGCCCAGCAGCGGATCCGCTTAGCTAAGCGCATGGGTTCTCGCTTGGGGGTGTTCTATTTAGATGTAGATAAGTTTAAGCAGATTAATGATAGCTACGGACATGCTGTAGGGGATGAAGTGTTGATAGATGTGGCAAAAGCGATGCATAAGTGTGTGCGCAGTTCTGACGTGATTGGCCGAATGGGTGGCGACGAGTTTGTTGCTTTGGTCTTAATTGAGCAGGACTCTGACTTAGATGCCATTGCGCAACGCTTTACCGACCAATTTGCTCAATACTCCGAGCAAGATTTACCCTTGTATACGGTGGCTATCGGTTATATTGATGTTGACCTAAACATGGAGGTGGAAGGAATAATGGCCTTGGCAGATCAAGATATGTATCAACATAAAGTAGAGTAA
- the malE gene encoding maltose/maltodextrin ABC transporter substrate-binding protein MalE: MKIGITSITLSCILAAFSNLALADNQQPELTIWTGKSHQQMQLIAKQFSDDTGIIVEVKQPVDITGNFEIQARNGEGPDIVFWPHDRIGDWANAGLIKQLKPSQALQDSAVDYAWDAVKVEGKVYGYPIGVEAISLIYNKALIKEVPASFEEIFELDKQLQERQQTKAILWDYNNTYYTWPLFAADGAYVFGKQGEQYNVKDTGVNHPSAMYAGKLLKDMLDQQIMPRNADYSIMDMQFVKGKVAMVINGPWYWDELESVGMDFGVAPLPNINGKPAKAFVGIWSAMVNSATSQPALVDEFLNYYLMNVDNQRLLFSSGDIGAMANLQLQKELTNDPKVQAVYASAAQGEPMPNAAAMGKFWAAMATSLTNITTGRQAVDKALNAAAKRITR; this comes from the coding sequence ATGAAAATAGGGATTACCAGCATAACGCTAAGCTGTATTTTAGCGGCCTTTTCAAACTTAGCTTTGGCCGACAATCAACAGCCAGAGCTAACCATATGGACTGGCAAAAGCCACCAACAAATGCAGCTTATTGCAAAACAATTTAGCGACGATACCGGCATTATCGTTGAGGTGAAACAACCCGTCGACATCACTGGAAACTTTGAGATTCAAGCCCGTAATGGTGAAGGTCCCGACATCGTATTCTGGCCTCATGACAGAATAGGCGACTGGGCAAATGCAGGACTCATTAAACAACTAAAACCCAGCCAAGCGCTGCAGGATTCAGCAGTAGACTACGCCTGGGACGCAGTAAAAGTTGAAGGCAAAGTATACGGTTACCCAATAGGCGTAGAAGCAATAAGCCTTATTTATAACAAAGCGCTCATCAAAGAAGTTCCAGCTAGTTTTGAAGAGATTTTCGAGCTAGACAAGCAACTTCAAGAGCGGCAACAAACCAAAGCTATTTTGTGGGACTACAACAATACCTACTACACATGGCCATTGTTTGCGGCCGACGGAGCTTACGTGTTTGGTAAACAAGGTGAGCAATACAATGTAAAAGACACTGGGGTTAATCACCCCAGTGCAATGTACGCAGGTAAGCTACTCAAAGACATGCTGGACCAACAAATAATGCCGCGTAATGCTGATTACTCAATCATGGATATGCAGTTTGTAAAGGGCAAAGTTGCCATGGTAATTAATGGCCCCTGGTACTGGGATGAATTGGAAAGTGTGGGTATGGATTTTGGAGTTGCGCCCTTACCCAATATCAATGGCAAGCCCGCCAAAGCCTTTGTTGGCATTTGGAGCGCCATGGTGAACAGCGCAACTAGCCAACCAGCACTGGTTGACGAGTTTCTAAACTACTACCTAATGAATGTAGACAATCAACGCTTACTGTTTAGCAGCGGCGACATTGGCGCAATGGCAAACTTACAATTACAAAAAGAGCTAACTAACGACCCAAAAGTGCAGGCAGTTTATGCCAGTGCAGCGCAAGGCGAACCGATGCCAAACGCTGCAGCAATGGGTAAGTTTTGGGCCGCCATGGCCACCAGCCTCACCAACATCACCACCGGCAGACAAGCAGTGGATAAAGCCCTTAATGCCGCGGCTAAACGGATTACTCGATAG
- a CDS encoding pentapeptide repeat-containing protein, whose protein sequence is MSDKSLSSVKRFFRWVDLHHGVLGFIATVVTVIVTVGVAYKSIQTSADLFSEELKAQKEAAQVANVANYVSAISEALLMFKEADEEALDRFVVSRSELLLESLSTSTLLAQVIQFISDNDFAKLFDTTRYFQEKKFLSLAGKDLSYIKLNDITFTTTSLYCVNLTGSYLSRTTFDFPDFSYVNMENLNFNETKLNGARVYWSNLKDVSIELSGKEENLPLTFSQTSFIFSNLQGLRLGKSNTQSKSLDPDKLNKQQQKDLEVLAEMLFNTKSLYGSLLDNDLKQLMLDLNPKKYEELVSLEYFLKVDSVPNASLEASRKTYSTEATLVAHQEAWRQRWQDKIDRWCK, encoded by the coding sequence ATGAGTGATAAGAGTCTTTCATCTGTTAAGCGGTTCTTTCGTTGGGTTGATTTACATCACGGAGTGCTAGGGTTTATCGCTACAGTTGTCACAGTGATTGTTACGGTGGGTGTTGCATACAAATCTATTCAAACGTCAGCAGACCTTTTTTCTGAGGAACTGAAGGCGCAAAAAGAAGCTGCCCAAGTGGCAAATGTTGCAAATTATGTTTCCGCAATTAGCGAAGCGCTGTTGATGTTTAAAGAGGCTGATGAGGAAGCCTTAGATAGATTCGTAGTATCTCGTTCTGAGCTGCTTTTGGAAAGCTTAAGCACATCCACTTTATTAGCTCAGGTCATTCAGTTCATTTCAGATAATGATTTTGCCAAGTTGTTTGATACCACTAGGTATTTTCAAGAGAAGAAGTTTCTGTCTTTAGCGGGCAAGGATCTTTCTTATATCAAGTTAAACGACATCACATTTACAACAACCAGTTTGTATTGCGTGAACCTGACTGGATCCTATTTATCTAGGACGACCTTTGACTTCCCAGATTTTAGTTATGTAAATATGGAGAACTTAAATTTTAACGAAACTAAGCTTAATGGCGCTCGGGTCTATTGGAGCAATTTAAAAGATGTATCCATAGAACTTTCAGGTAAAGAAGAGAATCTGCCACTAACATTTTCTCAAACCAGTTTTATATTTTCCAATTTACAAGGCTTACGTTTAGGTAAGTCTAATACACAATCTAAATCGCTTGACCCTGACAAACTAAATAAACAACAGCAGAAAGATTTAGAAGTACTGGCTGAGATGCTATTTAACACTAAGTCTCTTTATGGCTCTCTTTTAGATAATGATTTAAAGCAGTTAATGCTAGACCTCAACCCCAAAAAGTATGAAGAGCTAGTGAGTTTGGAGTACTTTCTCAAAGTTGACTCTGTACCCAACGCTAGCCTAGAGGCTAGTCGAAAGACCTACAGCACTGAAGCGACTTTGGTTGCGCACCAAGAGGCGTGGAGACAACGATGGCAAGATAAGATAGATAGGTGGTGTAAATAA